From the genome of Miscanthus floridulus cultivar M001 chromosome 10, ASM1932011v1, whole genome shotgun sequence, one region includes:
- the LOC136485666 gene encoding glutathione S-transferase T3-like has translation MDGDGFLSDILLDGRDAEVGGLDDLTIPMTQDTQEVDAQVQPSRSTSKGSKRSKNFHWKEDEVVCAAWLYVSKDPINGANQARGTFWGRVRAYFEEHKETEAVRTESSIMHRWLTIQHQVNKYCDCYEAVERRNQSGQTIQDKISEASKMYTGLDKDKKQFTLLPCWNILKEEDKWKAKRIEIAEMDKQAPTNKKQKSTKVSRPRDEEGTSNQQGKDDVPQETQARKRADGIKKAKENLRRGGGEACLAALDTMWAKKEVSDKEKEKAKHDRFMASIELDKEALELEKKRAATEEKRAEAELIKQEKEIMFADTTSLNPLQREWLETMQKEIVARRVAK, from the exons ATGGATGGAGATGGTTTTTTGTCGGACATTCTTCTCGATGGACGTGATGCTGAAGTTGGAGGCTTGGACGACCTCACCATTCCTATGACACAAGACACTCAAGAAGTCGATGCGCAAGTGCAGCCAAGTCGCAGTACAAGTAAGGGATCGAAAAGGTCAAAAAATTTTCATTGGAAGGAAGACGAAGTTGTATGCGCCGCCTGGTTGTACGTTAGCAAAGACCCCATCAACGGGGCCAATCAAGCTCGTGGCACATTTTGGGGTAGAGTACGTGCATACTTTGAGGAGCACAAGGAAACCGAAGCTGTGCGGACAGAGAGTTCGATTATGCATAGGTGGCTTACAATTCAGCATCAAGTGAACAAGTATTGTGACTGCTACGAGGCGGTTGAGCGTAGGAATCAGAGTGGACAAACTATTCAAGACAAG ATTTCAGAAGCATCGAAGATGTACACCGGATTAGACAAGGACAAAAAGCAATTTACTCTTCTACCTTGTTGGAACATATTGAAGGAAGAAGACAAGTGGAAAGCCAAGAGGATTGAAATTGCCGAGATGGATAAACAAGCACCAACCAACAAAAAACAGAAGTCCACAAAGGTGTCTAGGCCAAGAGATGAAGAAGGCACCAGCAATCAACAAGGTAAAGATGATGTTCCTCAAGAAACCCAAGCAAGGAAAAGGGCAGATGGGATAAAAAAGGCAAAAGAAAATCTTAGGCGAGGAGGTGGGGAAGCTTGCTTGGCTGCGTTGGACACGATGTGGGCAAAGAAGGAGGTTTCTGACAAGGAAAAAGAGAAAGCAAAACATGATAGGTTCATGGCGTCAATTGAGCTAGACAAGGAAGCACTGGAGCTAGAGAAGAAGCGCGCAGCAACTGAAGAGAAAAGAGCTGAAGCGGAGTTGATCAAACAGGAGAAAGAAATCATGTTTGCGGACACGACCTCCCTCAACCCGCTGCAGCGTGAATGGCTTGAGACGATGCAGAAGGAGATTGTTGCTAGGCGTGTTGCAAAATAA
- the LOC136485665 gene encoding protein ALP1-like — MPRKRSRARRQLDDSSSDDDDSLILSAARIVQTFSNDKGRHGGSVEGHRVLYRDREGGHDRMFRDYLADNPTYGPEIFRRRYRMSRELFLRIMNAVEAHDEYFVQKRNAANVLGLSCFQKVTAAMRMLTYGVPADATDEYVRIGESTALESLRRFVAGVVEIFGDEYLRYPNEADTARLLALGEQQGFPGMLGSIVCMHWAWKNCPYDKQGQYKGHVNKPTIILEAVASNDLWIWHAFFGMPGSHNDINVLHRSPLFDNLAEGRAPEVNYSVNGHDYNMGYYLADGIYPSWATLVKSITLPMGNKRQYFAKAQEAARKMVERAFGVLQSRFAIVRGPARFWDIETLALIMRACVIMHNMIVEDEGFVVDPNERFDYGGENVQPARGRGTRTLDEYIEAQRMIRNKETHVQMKEDLIEHLWNHHPDLY, encoded by the exons ATGCCTAGGAAGAGGTCCCGTGCGCGAAGACAATTGGATGAttcatcatccgatgatgatgacTCCCTAATATTATCGGCTGCTCGAATTGTGCAAACCTTTTCCAATGACAAAGGAAGACACGGTGGCTCTGTCGAAGGTCATAGAGTTCTTTACCGGGATAGAGAAGGTGGCCATGACAGGATGTTTCGAGATTATTTGGCGGACAATCCAACATACGGCCCCGAAATATTCCGTCGAAG GTATAGGATGTCTAGGGAACTTTTCTTACGCATAATGAATGCTGTTGAAGCACACGATGAGTACTTTGTGCAGAAAAGGAATGCGGCCAACGTTCTTGGGTTGAGTTGCTTCCAAAAAGTCACTGCCGCAATGCGTATGCTCACTTATGGGGTTCCAGCTGATGCGACAGATGAGTACGTTCGCATTGGCGAAAGTACTGCACTTGAGAGCCTACGTAGGTTTGTTGCTGGAGTTGTTGAAATTTTTGGAGATGAATACCTCAGATATCCCAATGAGGCGGACACAGCACGCTTACTTGCATTGGGTGAGCAACAAGGATTTCCAGGAATGTTAGGGTCCATCGTTTGTATGCATTGGGCGTGGAAGAACTGTCCATATGATAAACAGGGTCAGTACAAGGGGCATGTGAACAAGCCCACTATAATTTTGGAGGCTGTTGCTTCGAACGACCTTTGGATATGGCATGCCTTCTTTGGAATGCCCGGGTCTCATAATGACATCAATGTTCTTCATAGATCTCCTTTGTTTGATAACCTGGCGGAAGGTAGAGCTCCAGAAGTGAACTATTCCGTTAATGGCCATGACTACAATATGGGTTATTATCTTGCAGATGGTATATATCCGTCATGGGCTACTTTAGTCAAGTCCATCACTCTTCCTATGGGGAACAAGAGGCAATATTTTGCCAAAGCGCAAGAAGCAGCGAGGAAGATGGTCGAGAGAGCTTTTGGGGTTCTTCAATCTAGGTTTGCGATTGTTCGAGGACCAGCTCGTTTTTGGGACATCGAGACGTTAGCATTGATCATGAGGGCTTGTGTGATCATGCACAACATGATTGTGGAAGATGAAGGATTCGTGGTCGACCCTAACGAGCGTTTTGATTATGGTGGTGAGAATGTCCAACCTGCTCGTGGCCGGGGTACTCGTACACTTGATGAATATATTGAGGCGCAAAGAATGATCAGAAACAAGGAAACACACGTGCAAATGAAAGAAGACCTCATCGAACACCTATGGAACCATCATCCAGATTTATATTAG
- the LOC136485664 gene encoding phospholipase D alpha 2-like, whose amino-acid sequence MADAMPLLHGTLDATIFEAKFNNSNQVSKFLQGLVPHIEGRPTGLPQMYATVDLNNARVGRTRIDDSNPDNPRWNESFHVYCAHYSTDIVFSIKARLPIDAVLIGRAYLPVQDLLSLTPKDQDIDRWLDVLDEHKKPLPHGPKIHVRARFTDVAVDSSFGRGVGGAQYAGVPGTFFKQRQGCRVTLYQDAHVLDTFRPDIHLAGGRAYEPRRCWEDVYDAIDGARHFVYVTGWSVYAEITLVRDGSRKHPGGGTTLGELLKRKAKEGVRVLMLVWDDPTSLLNLGILPSQLGTNDAQTFNYFRGTGVHCVPCPRHLDDSEYPIEFRKTVALSHHQKTVIVDAEDGGGGSGLRRVVSFVGGIDLTNGRYDTQSHSLFRTLNTAHSNDFYQNNIDGASINKGGPREPWHDIHCRIEGPAAWDVLHNFEQRWRKQGGKDDILHNVLWPWKNKGDLLVDLKGMENVIAPQSSPAGADGDQEAWNVQVFRSIDGSACSGFPKTPQEAAQSGLISGKNHVIDRSIQDAYIHAIRRAKRFIYIENQYFLGSSFAWKPDGIKPEDIGAVQLVPRELSLKIVSKIEAGEPFAVYIVVPMWPEGVPTAWNIQAMLSWQSRTMEMMYTDISKALKAKNIDANPKDYLSFFCLGNREVKVPGEYEPKRHPTPGTDYDRAQKARRSMIYVHSKLMIVDDEYIIIGSANINQRSMDGARDSEIAMGAYQPSHLNTNGDVATGQVHGLRMSLWYEHLGELQEEFQDPGTLKCVQMVNKRAEEFWKIYTSDKLEDNLHGHLLSYPIDVTNDGMVTERKGVKFFPDTEAPVLGTVPLHVQLGSPFTDYVFTT is encoded by the exons ATGGCTGATGCAATGCCACTGCTGCATGGAACCCTCGATGCTACCATCTTCGAGGCCAAATTCAACAACAGCAACCAAGTTAGCAAG TTTCTGCAGGGGCTGGTGCCACACATCGAGGGCCGGCCCACTGGGCTGCCACAGATGTACGCAACGGTGGACCTCAACAATGCACGCGTGGGCCGCACCCGGATCGACGACAGCAACCCCGACAATCCACGGTGGAACGAGTCGTTCCACGTCTACTGCGCGCACTACAGCACGGACATCGTCTTCTCCATCAAGGCGCGGTTGCCCATCGACGCCGTGCTCATCGGCCGCGCCTACCTCCCCGTTCAGGACCTCCTGTCGCTCACCCCCAAGGACCAGGACATCGACAGGTGGCTGGACGTCCTGGACGAGCACAAGAAACCACTCCCGCACGGGCCAAAGATCCACGTGCGGGCACGGTTCACGGACGTGGCCGTGGACTCCAGCTTCGGCAGGGGCGTCGGCGGCGCGCAGTACGCCGGCGTGCCGGGGACCTTCTTCAAGCAGCGGCAGGGGTGCAGGGTGACGCTGTACCAGGACGCGCACGTGCTGGACACGTTCAGGCCGGACATCCATCTCGCCGGCGGCCGGGCGTACGAGCCGCGCCGCTGCTGGGAGGACGTCTACGACGCCATCGACGGCGCGCGCCACTTCGTGTACGTCACCGGCTGGTCGGTGTACGCCGAGATCACGCTGGTGCGGGACGGCAGCCGGAAGCACCCCGGCGGCGGCACCaccctcggcgagctcctcaagcgcaagGCGAAAGAGGGCGTGCGGGTGCTCATGCTGGTGTGGGACGACCCCACCTCGCTCCTCAACCTTGGCATTCTTCCGAGCCAGCTGGGCACCAATGATGCCCAGACGTTCAACTACTTCAGGGGCACTGGCGTGCACTGCGTCCCCTGCCCTCGCCACCTCGACGATAGCGAGTACCCCATCGAGTTCCGGAAGACGGTGGCGCTCAGCCACCACCAGAAGACCGTCATCGTGGACgcggaggacggcggcggcggttccGGCCTCCGTCGCGTTGTCAGCTTCGTCGGCGGCATCGACCTCACCAACGGCCGCTACGACACGCAGTCCCACTCCCTGTTCAGGACGCTCAACACGGCGCACTCGAACGACTTCTACCAGAACAACATCGACGGCGCGTCCATCAACAAGGGTGGGCCGAGGGAGCCGTGGCACGACATCCACTGCAGGATCGAAGGCCCTGCCGCGTGGGACGTGCTCCACAACTTCgagcagcggtggaggaagcAAGGCGGCAAGGACGACATCTTGCACAACGTGCTCTGGCCGTGGAAGAACAAAGGTGACCTCCTCGTCGACCTGAAAGGTATGGAGAACGTGATCGCGCCGCAGTCATCGCCGGCGGGCGCCGACGGTGACCAGGAGGCGTGGAACGTGCAAGTGTTCAGGTCCATCGACGGCAGCGCCTGCTCGGGCTTTCCCAAAACCCCGCAGGAGGCGgctcagtcagggcttatcagtgGCAAAAACCACGTCATTGACAGGAGCATCCAGGACGCCTACATCCACGCGATTCGCCGCGCCAAGCGCTTCATCTACATCGAGAACCAGTACTTCCTTGGCAGCTCGTTTGCCTGGAAACCCGACGGCATAAAGCCCGAGGATATCGGAGCAGTGCAGCTGGTGCCCAGAGAGCTGTCATTGAAGATTGTGAGCAAGATCGAAGCCGGCGAACCCTTTGCAGTGTATATTGTTGTTCCAATGTGGCCGGAAGGCGTTCCAACGGCTTGGAACATCCAGGCTATGCTGAGTTGGCAGAgtaggacgatggagatgatgtaCACCGACATTTCCAAAGCGCTCAAGGCGAAGAACATCGATGCAAACCCAAAGGATTACCTCTCCTTCTTCTGCTTGGGTAACAGGGAGGTGAAGGTACCAGGTGAATATGAACCTAAACGTCATCCGACACCTGGGACCGACTATGACCGGGCCCAGAAGGCACGGCGCTCTATGATCTATGTCCACTCCAAACTAATGATCG TGGACGACGAATACATCATTATCGGATCAGCCAACATCAACCAGCGGTCCATGGACGGAGCAAGGGACTCTGAAATCGCCATGGGTGCGTATCAGCCGTCCCACCTCAACACCAATGGTGATGTTGCCACAGGACAGGTCCATGGCCTTCGGATGTCGCTGTGGTACGAGCACCTTGGCGAGCTGCAGGAGGAGTTCCAGGACCCGGGTACCCTCAAGTGCGTTCAGATGGTGAACAAGAGGGCCGAGGAGTTCTGGAAGATCTACACCAGCGATAAATTGGAGGATAACCTACATGGACACCTGCTGAGTTACCCCATTGATGTCACCAATGATGGCATGGTGACAGAGCGTAAAGGGGTGAAATTTTTCCCAGACACAGAAGCTCCAGTACTCGGCACGGTACCCCTGCATGTACAGCTTGGCAGTCCATTCACAGATTATGTCTTTACTACATGA